One genomic segment of Paraburkholderia caffeinilytica includes these proteins:
- a CDS encoding antibiotic biosynthesis monooxygenase family protein — MILELAHFRIAPGSDTGFEAAFATAQTILASMPGYLDHALHRCIEDGCEYRLLVHWNTVEDHMQGFRESPRFGEWRALLQPFFAAPPSAAHYQLVFANRATS, encoded by the coding sequence ATGATTCTCGAACTCGCCCATTTCCGCATCGCGCCCGGCAGCGATACCGGCTTCGAAGCCGCATTCGCAACCGCGCAAACCATTCTCGCCAGCATGCCCGGCTACCTCGATCATGCGTTGCATCGCTGCATCGAGGATGGCTGCGAATACCGGCTGCTGGTCCACTGGAATACGGTTGAAGATCATATGCAGGGCTTTCGCGAGTCGCCTCGTTTCGGCGAATGGCGCGCGCTGCTGCAGCCGTTTTTTGCCGCGCCGCCCAGCGCCGCGCACTATCAACTCGTGTTCGCGAACCGCGCAACAAGCTAA
- a CDS encoding SMP-30/gluconolactonase/LRE family protein has product MTSSSNPLRGWQVSRDAIHMVGRDLLRPECILAEPDGTLWTADARGGVMRIDADGTQTLIAQQNDAASAPAANDAEQLVNGKTLPNGLAFDREGNIVIANFGTDAIELMTRDGSSRTLYDRIDGTSLGKTNFVLTDSKGRIWFTVTTRQVPWTRSINEKTADGYVGLIDANGIRIVADGFVGTNEIRLDANEEWLYVVETNARRISRLRVAEDGSLSNREIYGPHDLGGFPDGFAFDAYGNLWITLILNEKLIALTPEGEVLTLLDDGNPEAFAHYEAHYARGTTTPELMGACRGTLAPMMASITFGGPDLRTVYLGSLAGTTLASFRSPVAGLPLAHWRAA; this is encoded by the coding sequence ATGACTTCATCATCCAATCCCTTGCGCGGCTGGCAGGTGAGCCGCGACGCGATCCACATGGTCGGCCGCGATCTGCTGCGCCCCGAATGCATTCTCGCCGAGCCCGACGGCACGCTATGGACTGCGGATGCCCGCGGCGGCGTCATGCGTATCGATGCCGACGGCACGCAGACACTGATCGCACAGCAGAACGATGCGGCTAGCGCGCCTGCCGCGAACGACGCCGAACAGCTCGTGAATGGCAAGACTTTGCCCAACGGACTCGCATTCGACCGCGAAGGCAACATCGTGATCGCGAACTTCGGCACCGATGCGATCGAACTGATGACGCGGGATGGCTCGTCGCGCACGCTGTACGACCGCATCGACGGCACGTCGTTGGGCAAGACCAACTTCGTCCTGACCGACTCGAAGGGGCGCATCTGGTTCACGGTCACGACACGCCAGGTACCCTGGACCCGCTCGATCAACGAAAAAACCGCTGACGGCTACGTCGGCCTGATCGACGCCAACGGCATTCGCATCGTCGCGGACGGCTTTGTCGGCACCAACGAAATCCGGCTCGACGCGAACGAAGAATGGCTCTACGTCGTGGAGACAAACGCACGCCGCATTTCGCGGCTGCGCGTCGCCGAAGACGGTTCGCTCAGTAACCGGGAAATCTACGGTCCGCACGATCTGGGTGGTTTTCCTGACGGCTTCGCTTTCGATGCGTACGGCAATCTATGGATCACGCTGATCCTCAACGAAAAGCTGATCGCGCTCACGCCCGAAGGCGAAGTACTGACGCTGCTCGACGACGGCAACCCTGAAGCATTCGCCCATTACGAAGCGCATTACGCGCGAGGCACCACGACCCCCGAACTGATGGGGGCGTGCCGAGGCACACTCGCGCCGATGATGGCGAGCATCACGTTCGGCGGACCCGATCTACGCACGGTCTATCTGGGCAGCCTCGCCGGTACGACGCTCGCCAGCTTCCGCTCGCCGGTGGCCGGCTTGCCGCTCGCGCACTGGAGAGCCGCATGA
- a CDS encoding VOC family protein yields the protein MTTAPVTLPESAPTRDSGYTAVPDQMQADVPLLPVLRPHHFGISVPDLDAAIDWYGRMLGFSLESRMTIDKIPAQIAFVRRDSYRIEIFEVPGAAPLPETRRIPNLDLRTHGNKHMCFEVPCVPQAVAALRAQGADIAFELVVDGNPTAFIRDVCGNLIELLEPFAADRSAA from the coding sequence ATGACAACAGCGCCCGTGACGCTGCCTGAGAGCGCGCCAACCCGCGACAGTGGATACACCGCCGTACCGGATCAAATGCAAGCCGACGTGCCGCTTTTGCCCGTCCTGCGCCCTCATCACTTCGGCATCAGCGTGCCCGACCTTGACGCCGCGATTGACTGGTACGGGCGCATGCTCGGCTTCTCACTCGAATCGCGCATGACGATCGACAAGATTCCGGCGCAGATCGCTTTCGTACGCCGTGACAGTTATCGGATCGAAATCTTCGAAGTGCCGGGCGCGGCCCCCCTGCCGGAAACGCGCCGCATCCCGAATCTGGATCTGCGCACGCACGGCAACAAGCACATGTGCTTCGAGGTGCCATGTGTCCCGCAAGCGGTCGCCGCGTTACGCGCACAGGGTGCCGATATCGCGTTCGAACTGGTGGTCGACGGCAATCCGACCGCGTTCATTCGCGATGTGTGCGGCAACCTGATCGAGCTGCTCGAACCGTTTGCTGCTGACCGCAGCGCTGCGTAA
- a CDS encoding LysR family transcriptional regulator produces MRLGHFDMNLLVALDALLDTRSVTRASERLHIGASATSSALGRLREYFGDELLMQVGRRMELTPLGRSLAQPVREILLTVQSTVVARLEFDPAQARRNFVIRASDYLTTVLLIDVVQRLQREAPGITLHIANMADDVPDRLDRGEVDFVIYPSVSVNPEHPSQTLFEETYSCVVWTGNTLVGETLSLEQYRQMGHVAATFGDSRSVSFESLVMANLGVSRSIEVTTTNFNTLPQLVIGTTRIATVHTRLAQIYAHYLPLRLLPPPMDFPPLVEVMQWHAINNSDPAHVWMRRVLLEQAQMRSGVPAVSLT; encoded by the coding sequence ATGAGACTGGGTCACTTCGACATGAATCTGCTGGTCGCGCTCGATGCGCTGCTCGATACGCGCAGCGTCACGCGCGCGAGCGAGCGTCTGCATATCGGTGCGTCCGCGACGAGCAGTGCGCTTGGGCGGCTGCGGGAATATTTCGGCGACGAACTGCTGATGCAGGTGGGGCGGCGCATGGAATTGACGCCGCTTGGGCGCAGCCTCGCACAACCGGTGCGGGAGATCCTGCTTACCGTGCAATCCACGGTGGTGGCGCGGCTCGAATTCGATCCCGCGCAGGCACGCCGCAACTTCGTGATCCGCGCCTCCGACTATCTGACCACGGTGCTGCTGATCGACGTGGTGCAGCGGCTGCAGCGCGAGGCGCCGGGCATTACGCTGCATATCGCCAACATGGCCGACGATGTGCCGGACCGGCTCGATCGCGGCGAAGTCGATTTCGTCATTTATCCGAGCGTGTCGGTCAATCCTGAGCACCCATCGCAGACGCTGTTCGAGGAGACATACAGTTGCGTCGTGTGGACCGGCAACACGCTCGTCGGCGAGACCCTGAGCCTCGAACAGTACCGGCAGATGGGTCACGTCGCGGCGACGTTCGGCGACAGCCGCAGCGTCAGCTTCGAAAGCCTTGTGATGGCCAATCTCGGTGTGTCGCGCTCGATCGAGGTGACCACCACCAATTTCAATACCTTGCCCCAGCTCGTCATCGGCACGACGCGCATTGCGACGGTCCATACGCGGCTTGCGCAGATCTACGCGCATTACCTTCCCTTACGGCTGTTGCCGCCGCCAATGGATTTTCCGCCGCTGGTCGAGGTGATGCAGTGGCATGCGATCAACAACAGCGATCCCGCCCATGTCTGGATGCGTCGCGTGCTGCTGGAGCAGGCGCAGATGCGCTCGGGCGTACCCGCCGTCAGCCTCACGTGA
- a CDS encoding MFS transporter — translation MHVQNNRRDAALAPREATFFHALILLSTVICGTLAPTVIGPVLPAMQRHFASVPGIETLVPVVVTMPMLILGALAMAIGAVSDRVGRKRVLVSALVLYAVAGTAPLYLDSIYAILASRALVGFAEAAVMTISTSFIGDYFSGTQRDRYASLQITVASTSAFIFNLMGGALGAYGWRMPFTAYALPLLLAPLVQIFIWETRSAAGTPVAGGHAASDEPVFNPLLLTRICAVAFAVGLVFMVVPVHLSFMLVDLGVRSTNEIGLAYALNSVGIIAGTLAFGWFLASRLAVLQQLAIGTLVCGLGFLIMGVAHDFTLLTLGGAINGVGCGVVLPALVSWGLRSLPFARRGFGTGAFTASQFIGYFCSPLIVMPLVGHWGSRFSVVEGWGIGLLLIAALAFAGALRTHRLKLS, via the coding sequence ATGCATGTGCAGAACAACCGGCGCGATGCCGCGCTGGCCCCCCGCGAAGCAACCTTCTTTCATGCGCTGATTCTGCTAAGCACGGTGATCTGCGGAACACTCGCGCCGACCGTGATCGGACCTGTGCTTCCCGCAATGCAGCGGCATTTCGCGAGCGTACCGGGAATCGAAACCCTGGTTCCGGTCGTCGTCACGATGCCGATGCTGATACTCGGCGCGCTGGCGATGGCGATCGGCGCCGTCAGCGACCGGGTTGGCCGCAAGCGCGTGCTGGTCAGCGCGCTTGTTCTTTACGCTGTGGCGGGCACTGCGCCGCTTTACCTCGATTCGATCTACGCGATTCTTGCGAGCCGTGCGCTCGTCGGGTTTGCCGAGGCGGCGGTAATGACCATCAGCACCTCGTTCATCGGCGACTATTTCAGCGGGACGCAGCGCGATCGCTATGCGTCGCTGCAGATCACGGTGGCGTCGACATCGGCGTTCATCTTCAACCTGATGGGCGGCGCACTCGGCGCATACGGCTGGCGTATGCCGTTCACGGCGTACGCGTTGCCGTTGCTGCTGGCGCCACTCGTGCAGATATTCATCTGGGAAACGCGCAGCGCGGCAGGCACGCCAGTAGCGGGCGGTCACGCTGCTTCCGACGAACCGGTATTCAATCCGTTGCTGCTCACGCGGATCTGCGCGGTCGCGTTCGCTGTCGGTCTTGTCTTCATGGTGGTGCCGGTTCACTTGTCGTTCATGCTGGTCGATCTCGGGGTTCGTTCGACCAATGAGATCGGCCTCGCCTATGCGCTGAACAGCGTGGGTATCATTGCCGGTACGCTGGCGTTCGGATGGTTCCTTGCGAGCCGGCTCGCGGTGCTGCAACAGCTCGCGATCGGCACGCTGGTCTGCGGCCTCGGCTTCCTGATCATGGGCGTGGCGCACGATTTCACGTTGCTCACGCTCGGCGGCGCGATCAACGGCGTGGGCTGTGGCGTTGTCCTGCCCGCGCTGGTCAGCTGGGGTCTGCGTTCGCTGCCCTTTGCACGCCGCGGATTTGGCACCGGAGCATTCACCGCGAGCCAGTTCATCGGCTACTTCTGCAGTCCGCTGATCGTGATGCCGCTGGTCGGTCACTGGGGCTCGCGCTTCTCGGTCGTTGAAGGCTGGGGCATAGGGCTCCTTCTCATCGCCGCGCTCGCATTCGCCGGGGCGCTGCGCACACACCGGCTGAAGCTCAGCTGA
- a CDS encoding SDR family NAD(P)-dependent oxidoreductase translates to MKSVFKHARPVQEGQRLQGKVALVTGIGSGIGKTCALLFAAQGAHVVGCDIDVSAAEQTVKEAGARGLSLDSLHPCDLTDPTGAARLVEFALARHDGFDVVVNAAAFGAFAWLQDMDYETQWRRTLTGELDIVFLLCKAAWPALIARGGGAVINFASANATVALAGSPALAHCAGKGGVLAMTRQLAMEGGPHGIRVNSISPGLVETAATRAHMLRQPEFLERALAKSMTGRIGQPEDIAWCAVFLASDEASWITAADFSVDGGATAW, encoded by the coding sequence ATGAAATCTGTTTTCAAACATGCACGCCCGGTGCAGGAAGGCCAGCGCCTGCAAGGCAAGGTGGCGCTGGTCACCGGGATCGGCAGCGGCATCGGAAAAACGTGTGCGTTGCTGTTCGCTGCACAGGGCGCACACGTCGTCGGCTGCGATATCGACGTATCAGCGGCAGAACAAACGGTCAAGGAAGCCGGCGCGCGTGGTCTTTCGCTCGACAGCCTGCATCCGTGCGACCTGACCGATCCGACCGGGGCAGCGCGCCTGGTCGAGTTTGCGCTGGCGCGGCACGATGGTTTCGACGTGGTCGTCAACGCGGCAGCGTTTGGCGCGTTCGCGTGGCTGCAGGACATGGACTACGAGACGCAATGGCGCAGAACGCTCACCGGCGAACTCGACATCGTATTCCTGCTGTGCAAGGCGGCGTGGCCAGCGCTGATTGCGCGCGGCGGCGGGGCGGTCATTAACTTCGCTTCGGCCAACGCGACTGTCGCTCTTGCGGGATCGCCTGCGCTTGCGCATTGCGCGGGTAAGGGTGGTGTGCTCGCGATGACCCGCCAGCTCGCGATGGAGGGCGGTCCACACGGTATTCGTGTCAACAGCATCTCGCCCGGGCTGGTAGAGACCGCCGCGACTCGCGCGCACATGCTGCGTCAGCCGGAATTTCTTGAGCGTGCACTTGCCAAGTCGATGACCGGGCGGATTGGTCAACCGGAAGACATCGCATGGTGCGCGGTGTTCCTCGCATCGGACGAAGCGAGCTGGATAACAGCCGCTGACTTTTCTGTCGACGGTGGCGCTACGGCCTGGTAG
- a CDS encoding carbohydrate porin, whose product MRSNRFGIWPSGTPASWHISAIALATVLASSAAVAQTATDSPSTVEVAGPKEGAAKGVPNNGVRKSGRVARDSTKEKLARNRTGTSASGTHGRDTDANREATTAHLMVASSTAGSRETPLVLSEDGGVNNPAPYNSEGVPTVKGPRPASASNGPFATLGDSLAEHGINYQGIFLAATFNNLSTGVAPGHFGAQGIFINGVDLDLDKIASVKEAKIHIEGVIFPFTYPTKNMVNFGTFSSSYLGSDQFPSHSTGAPWLSLLTYEQTVFNDRLNFEFGKTNLLRYFFAPNCGLDFECTDSLVKWDSGVPDASLGTLGGRVKYNVTPQIWFEGGVQQLRNYTDQIKANGWDIFSTDGGQGAFMVGGAGYHTDFTTSAHPSDYHLDYYYANTKVTDPYYLTSHQGSSGVIFKMQQTIWSETGTTVSSPADIPRSLAFFSSVERSFDAARPIGWGLTAGLTLTKPFNYRSSWFGVDQINVKAMYDRINKSTLLAQRDTRMLAGGSAEMTSPNEYRFELSSTFSLTRYAKLEPVVEYILNPDSAFAFGYPNVPRSGWLAGVTLAITIGNTHL is encoded by the coding sequence ATGAGATCGAACAGGTTTGGAATTTGGCCCAGCGGGACACCGGCTTCGTGGCACATTTCGGCCATCGCATTGGCGACCGTGCTGGCGAGCAGCGCAGCCGTCGCGCAGACAGCTACGGATTCGCCGAGCACGGTCGAGGTCGCCGGGCCTAAAGAAGGGGCCGCGAAAGGCGTGCCTAACAATGGCGTGCGCAAGTCGGGCCGGGTCGCCCGGGATTCAACGAAAGAGAAGCTGGCACGCAACAGGACCGGTACGTCGGCATCTGGAACGCACGGTCGAGATACGGACGCCAACAGAGAGGCCACTACTGCCCATCTGATGGTTGCATCCTCAACAGCCGGAAGCCGTGAAACACCCTTGGTTCTGTCCGAAGATGGCGGCGTCAACAACCCGGCGCCATACAACAGTGAGGGTGTCCCGACCGTAAAGGGACCGAGGCCCGCGTCCGCCTCGAACGGTCCCTTTGCAACCCTTGGAGACTCTCTGGCTGAGCACGGGATCAATTACCAGGGGATTTTCCTGGCTGCTACATTTAATAACCTGAGTACTGGCGTAGCGCCTGGCCACTTCGGCGCCCAGGGGATCTTCATTAATGGCGTGGATCTGGACCTCGACAAGATTGCAAGCGTGAAGGAGGCGAAAATCCATATCGAGGGTGTGATTTTTCCCTTCACGTACCCAACGAAGAACATGGTCAACTTTGGTACGTTTTCCAGCAGCTATTTGGGATCGGATCAATTTCCGTCGCATTCGACCGGAGCACCCTGGCTCTCATTGCTTACCTACGAACAGACGGTTTTCAACGATCGCCTCAATTTCGAATTCGGGAAAACCAATCTGCTGCGGTACTTTTTCGCTCCAAATTGCGGGCTGGATTTCGAGTGTACCGATTCGCTGGTCAAATGGGATAGCGGCGTTCCGGACGCGAGCCTTGGGACGTTGGGGGGGCGAGTTAAATATAACGTAACGCCACAAATCTGGTTCGAGGGCGGGGTTCAACAGCTTCGCAACTATACCGATCAGATAAAGGCAAATGGCTGGGATATCTTTTCGACTGATGGCGGTCAGGGCGCGTTCATGGTTGGCGGGGCCGGTTACCACACCGACTTCACGACGTCTGCCCATCCGTCGGACTATCACCTCGATTATTACTATGCGAACACGAAGGTGACCGATCCTTATTACCTTACGTCTCATCAGGGTAGTTCAGGTGTCATCTTCAAGATGCAGCAAACGATTTGGTCGGAAACCGGCACAACGGTCTCCTCACCGGCTGATATCCCTCGCAGTCTTGCGTTCTTTTCGTCGGTTGAGCGATCGTTCGACGCTGCCCGTCCAATCGGCTGGGGTCTCACCGCTGGGTTGACCTTAACAAAACCGTTCAATTACAGGTCGAGCTGGTTCGGCGTCGACCAGATAAATGTCAAAGCGATGTATGACCGAATCAACAAGTCGACTTTGCTGGCTCAGCGGGATACGCGAATGCTGGCGGGTGGCAGTGCTGAAATGACGTCGCCCAATGAATATCGCTTTGAGTTGAGCAGCACGTTCAGCTTGACCCGGTATGCAAAGCTGGAGCCAGTGGTCGAATACATCCTCAATCCAGATAGCGCATTTGCGTTTGGCTATCCAAATGTGCCAAGAAGTGGTTGGCTTGCGGGGGTGACCCTGGCGATCACAATTGGCAACACTCATCTGTAA
- a CDS encoding LysR family transcriptional regulator, with translation MSHIDAPRPAAFHRRFRRCDLNLLVTLDALFAEDGNVTRTADRLAISQSAASHALSRLREVFRDELFVRAGPRMVPTAFAMRLKPMIYEWIEGAERVLITAQPFDLRHAHSRLVVSVPEQIERMVMPPLMEHLFDVAPDIEIFVTPLPLGETLDALDAGQIDLAIAIGDAEFKPWHVAVLACETSFVQVYDPRLINGARPLKLECIALLPHLKVSYEPARNIVVDGYFERHGLTRRIAAGCAGAASVARMVAARPLVAILPALVARSFPQSAQLAVEPFGDDSLSLRVYVAWHRRSDRDDAHAYVRRCLARYLDDDYVQG, from the coding sequence ATGAGCCATATCGATGCGCCGCGTCCAGCGGCATTTCACCGCCGCTTCAGGCGCTGCGATCTGAATCTGCTGGTCACGCTCGACGCACTTTTTGCGGAAGACGGTAACGTGACGCGCACGGCGGACCGGCTCGCCATCAGTCAATCCGCGGCGAGCCATGCGCTCAGTCGTTTGCGAGAAGTCTTTCGCGACGAACTCTTCGTCAGGGCGGGACCACGGATGGTGCCTACGGCTTTCGCGATGCGACTCAAGCCGATGATCTATGAATGGATCGAAGGTGCGGAGCGGGTGCTCATTACCGCGCAGCCATTCGACCTGCGACATGCGCATTCCCGGCTAGTGGTTTCCGTGCCCGAACAGATCGAGAGGATGGTGATGCCGCCTCTGATGGAACATCTTTTCGACGTGGCACCGGACATTGAAATCTTCGTCACGCCGTTGCCGCTTGGTGAGACGCTTGACGCACTGGATGCTGGGCAGATCGATCTCGCCATAGCGATCGGCGATGCCGAATTCAAGCCGTGGCACGTGGCGGTGCTCGCGTGCGAGACATCATTCGTACAGGTCTACGATCCACGGCTAATCAATGGAGCGCGGCCGTTGAAGCTTGAGTGCATTGCTTTGCTGCCGCATCTTAAGGTTAGCTATGAACCGGCGCGGAATATTGTTGTAGATGGCTATTTCGAGCGTCACGGCCTCACGCGTCGGATCGCCGCCGGGTGCGCGGGGGCAGCGTCGGTGGCGCGCATGGTGGCGGCACGACCGTTGGTCGCGATCCTGCCGGCGCTTGTCGCCCGCTCATTTCCGCAGAGCGCGCAACTCGCCGTCGAGCCGTTCGGCGACGATAGCCTGAGTTTGCGCGTGTACGTAGCCTGGCATCGTCGTTCCGATCGCGATGACGCACACGCCTATGTACGCCGTTGCCTTGCGCGCTACCTCGACGACGATTACGTGCAAGGTTGA
- a CDS encoding DUF4148 domain-containing protein — protein MNKILTVTLTVALVTATAPLMAQVEIQVPSRQQVRDELVNLERHGYSPQSYYWRESLAAAEHQIEEENRQRQKDLAITSVRK, from the coding sequence GTGAACAAGATCTTGACCGTCACGCTGACGGTTGCCCTAGTTACCGCGACTGCTCCCCTAATGGCGCAGGTCGAAATTCAGGTACCTAGCCGTCAGCAGGTTCGCGACGAATTGGTCAATCTTGAGAGGCATGGTTACAGCCCACAGTCCTATTACTGGCGCGAAAGCCTCGCCGCAGCGGAGCACCAGATCGAAGAGGAGAACCGTCAAAGACAGAAAGATCTCGCGATAACCAGCGTGCGTAAATGA
- a CDS encoding YceI family protein, whose product MLKALLPHIAVATCCGVGSVAAQAHVDIARSSVTATLTQMNVPVDGRFRRFDANIAFDPAHPEAAAASIDVNTASYDLGDDSFNSEARNKEWFESAVYPRATFRSTSVKGAGKNAVDVAGQLTVKGAMVNVVVRVTFSHQGNDEVFDGTLPIRRSQFKLGTGEWADSSVVSDTVKVQFHIVNTSQ is encoded by the coding sequence ATGCTCAAGGCATTGCTTCCTCATATAGCGGTCGCTACATGCTGTGGTGTCGGCAGCGTTGCTGCTCAGGCCCATGTCGATATCGCGCGCAGTTCGGTGACGGCGACGCTGACACAGATGAATGTGCCGGTGGACGGCAGGTTCAGGAGGTTCGATGCGAACATCGCGTTCGATCCGGCGCATCCGGAAGCGGCAGCCGCGTCAATCGACGTCAACACCGCGAGTTACGACCTCGGCGACGACAGCTTCAACTCGGAGGCTCGCAACAAGGAATGGTTCGAATCGGCTGTTTATCCACGAGCAACGTTTCGGTCCACCAGCGTCAAGGGTGCGGGCAAGAATGCTGTCGACGTCGCCGGGCAACTGACGGTCAAGGGTGCGATGGTCAACGTCGTCGTGCGGGTGACCTTCTCGCACCAAGGTAACGATGAAGTGTTCGACGGAACGTTACCGATCCGTCGTTCGCAGTTCAAACTCGGAACCGGTGAGTGGGCCGACTCGTCCGTGGTCTCCGACACGGTCAAGGTCCAGTTCCACATCGTCAACACCAGCCAATAA
- a CDS encoding cytochrome b gives MQHAFPSLPAWKYTRTAMTLHWVVATLMIGGFVIGWFMTDIPGFTPTKLRYFSWHKWIGCTVLVLAVVRLVWRTLHTAPPLPQSTTHWQRVAAEATHWMLYALMFAIPVSGYLYSSAANIQVVYLGLIPLPRIIGPDPVLRPLFRYTHIYLNYMLLAPIAMHVLAALKHHFIDRDRLLTRMLPFEK, from the coding sequence ATGCAGCACGCTTTCCCGTCTCTACCCGCTTGGAAATACACCCGAACTGCGATGACGCTCCACTGGGTCGTCGCGACTTTGATGATCGGTGGCTTTGTAATTGGCTGGTTCATGACCGACATTCCAGGTTTCACGCCAACCAAGCTGCGCTACTTTTCATGGCACAAATGGATTGGCTGTACCGTGCTCGTTCTCGCTGTCGTCCGACTGGTTTGGCGAACGCTGCATACCGCGCCACCATTACCGCAATCCACCACGCATTGGCAACGCGTCGCCGCGGAGGCGACCCATTGGATGCTATACGCGCTGATGTTCGCAATACCGGTGTCGGGCTATCTATATAGCTCCGCGGCGAACATACAGGTGGTCTATCTCGGCTTGATTCCGCTGCCGCGCATCATCGGACCGGACCCGGTACTGCGCCCGCTATTCAGATACACACACATCTACCTGAATTACATGCTGCTCGCGCCCATCGCGATGCATGTGCTAGCGGCATTGAAGCATCACTTCATAGATCGCGACCGCCTGTTGACTCGCATGTTGCCATTTGAGAAATAG